From the genome of Deferribacteraceae bacterium V6Fe1:
CTCATGCGGTGTGGGAAAAAGCTATTCATCAACCGATTTAGATTTAAAAGGTGACTATAATATAACCATAACAGTTTCTTACGCACATGTTGTGGGTAATAGTGTGACAGAGGATTGCAATAATAAAGATAATTATAAAATGATAACCGTTACAGTTGGTAAAGATAGCTTAAATGAAAACTATACATTAAAAAGGCTGAAGGGAAATTTTTAGTAAATGAGATATTTGAATAATGAGGGAATGTTTGGAAAAAAGTTTAATTTTGTGAGTAGAATTTTGGACAATATAAAATACCATCGGCTTCATTTGTTTAAGTGTTCAGCTGAAAAAGGTTTTACCCTAATTGAAATTATTATTACAATATTGCTGTTAGGTATTGTTGTCAGCCTTGGAGTGGGGATAATATCATCAGTTTTTACCGGATACTCTGATACTGTGACAAAAGATTATCTGTATAGTGAATCAAAGTTTATTATTGAGAGAATTGATAGGGAGCTTAGAAATACCATTCCTAATACAGTAAGGCTTCATAGCTCGGATACTGTTTTACAATTTGCATTGTTTTCTGATGCATCTTATTATGAGAGGTTGTCTGACAAAAAGAAGATTAAGTTAACTGAGTCAGGTTTTTTAAAGATGGGGGACAATATTTCTATATATAACACCAAAGATAATCAGTTTTATGATATGTCCAGAGTTTATCAAATCATTGATAATTCTACCAATAATGTAACGTTAGATAAAAAGGTTCAAAAATATTCTCCGTATAACAG
Proteins encoded in this window:
- a CDS encoding prepilin-type N-terminal cleavage/methylation domain-containing protein, which encodes MRYLNNEGMFGKKFNFVSRILDNIKYHRLHLFKCSAEKGFTLIEIIITILLLGIVVSLGVGIISSVFTGYSDTVTKDYLYSESKFIIERIDRELRNTIPNTVRLHSSDTVLQFALFSDASYYERLSDKKKIKLTESGFLKMGDNISIYNTKDNQFYDMSRVYQIIDNSTNNVTLDKKVQKYSPYNRFFVVDTPVTIFKSGNYIKRCFGYTIDNSITGEDVGICNILGSYVDSVKFTYDPGNRWRNAVVNIDLTLKKNDVSITQKHQVNIRNVP